In Microbulbifer pacificus, the genomic stretch AGGATTGTGCGTCAGGCTGACTCATGGGGACTCCGGGTATGAGTAATGTCCAGCGCATTGTAACGGAAAATGCCACTGCGGAAGTTGGACTTTCTATCGCGGCGCGCCCAAATGCAAGGGTAGTGCATGGGGCTAAGATTGTGGTTTGGTCAGGTATTGCCGCCCGCAGAAACCAGGTGGATGATATTGGATGGGCTGGATATCCAAAACGCCCTGAATCCCTCGGGTAAAGGTTCAATCTCATCGCGGCGGTAGCAACCCTGTTCCCTGAGATATCCCGAAGCCTTGTCGATATCACTGGTGACGACTTCCAGCCAGATTTCAGACTGGCTCAATCCCGGCATGCAATCGAGCCACAGCACCTTGCCGCCAAAATCAAATCTCGGGGTCTCATCCGGACCATCGGGGGTTAACTCCGCGAGCCGCAGCACATCCCGATAAAAACGAACTGTATTCTGATACTCATGTGCCGGGACTTTCATGGCGATATTCTTCCCTGGCTGAAATTCAAGATCCATTCAAATCCCCCTAGGCGTGAAAAAGGCAACGGAATCAAAACCATCGTCGAAGTAATAGGTGCGTCTGGATTGCAAGTGCCAGCAAACGCACCTCCCCGCTGAATAGCAAATACCCTGCGGATGCGATCTGATTAATACGGCTTCCGCAGCGATGCTGGAAATATGCTTATCGACGAGGTCGTCTCCACTCAGATCCGGATTGGCATCCTTGGTTCTGCGCAGGGTCAGCGGAGATTTTCCAGGAAGAAGCAAACGCATCGCAATTCGAAAAAAGAAGCTAGGACGCAACTGGCTCTTCACGCATTCTTTCCCAGGTTTGTACCATAAGCTTCTTGGTGGGGCCCCAGCGGTAACCTCCAAGCGCACCACTCTGCTGTATAACCCGGTGGCAGGGGATCAGTAAGGCAACCGGATTGGCTCCAATGGCGTTACCAACCGCTCTTGCAGATTTTGGGGCACCGAGTGCTTTAGCTACCTGCGCGTAGCTGGCCACAGCGCCCGGTGGTATTTTTAGCAGAGCTCGCCACACAGCGACCTGGAAATTGGTTCCTGCCACATAGAGCGACAGCGGACCATGCTTGGAAGCTATATCACTGCCAAAAAATGCATCCATAACATAGCGCGTAGATGCCTGGCTCTCCCTGAGAGAACTGAACGGCCAAGCATTTTGCAAATCATTGAGCAGTTCTTCGACGCTATAGAAGTCCATGAATTCTACGCGACAAACACCGCGCTGAGTTACGGCAACAAACATAGGGCCAAAAGGTGTAGGGTGCACACCGTATTCGATATGCACCTGCTTGCCTCTATTTTTATACTCCCCGGGTGTCATTGCCTCCAACTGCACAAAATGATCATACAACCTTGAACTTCCGCTCAATCCCAGCTCGTGTGAAACTTCGAGCAAGGAACGAGAGCTATCCAACAACTCTTTGCTCCGTTCCAAAGTCAGAAC encodes the following:
- a CDS encoding bifunctional transcriptional activator/DNA repair enzyme AdaA translates to MSDYDRIASAMAYLVDRATAQPSLEEIAAHVHLSPYHFQRMFCRWAGTTPKRFLQVLTLERSKELLDSSRSLLEVSHELGLSGSSRLYDHFVQLEAMTPGEYKNRGKQVHIEYGVHPTPFGPMFVAVTQRGVCRVEFMDFYSVEELLNDLQNAWPFSSLRESQASTRYVMDAFFGSDIASKHGPLSLYVAGTNFQVAVWRALLKIPPGAVASYAQVAKALGAPKSARAVGNAIGANPVALLIPCHRVIQQSGALGGYRWGPTKKLMVQTWERMREEPVAS